The sequence GGAGTGAAAACAGGAGTAGTAAACAGAATTCGGGGAGAACGCTGATACCCCTAATAATTGAGACTGAGAAGTTACATTAGGGCAACAGAGGTTCCATGCCCAGTCGCAAGAGataaaaaatcacatggaaAGGGTCCCTCTGATGGGCTAGTTTTACTGCCACGGAAAATCACTTTGAAAGGGCCCACAAGCAGCTGACAGTCAGTTGTACTGCCTCAGCAAATAACGAGCACTTCCAAAGATTCTCTAATTTTAATCATCTGTACAGTGCCTGTATGTTTGTAtcgtttctttttttcctttcttcttctttatgcaGCTCTTGTAGTCCCGTTCGATGAACTGCAGAAAGCCAAACCAGAAAAACAAGATCATAGCAGCAACTATTCCTGTATTTGAGCATCTAATGTAACATTAGATGACATTATTTTGTGGGTGGGGCTGCCCTTCTACAAGAAAGCACAAGGTAACCTTGGACGGATAGTTGATTATTAAAAGGGTATCTAAAAGgataatgatattattatttgaagtgtttttttttttgaaaataattaaaataatatttttttattttttttaattatattatatatctcaaaatatataaaaaacaatttaatttaaaaattaaaaattaaaaattaaaaaaaaacattaattcttttaaaaaataacgctAGTTTGTTATTAGAATTAAAACACAAGAATATATCATGGAGACTAGGACTGAAGTCCAATCTACACTAGGTTTACTGTTTTTGTaaccatgttatttttataacctGGCTAACCGCTAACCTAACCTAGatagaataaaattatttcggcactaattttatttttttattattaatatagatatctaAACTAACTTATACatatcttaaataattttataaatcttgaaACTAGTATTAACAACCATgcttttagatttattaaatttaaactaatagcctttaaaaaataaatcatctaaAACCTGATTGATCAGTTAAATTATATCCTTCTTATCAGTTTTTCAGCACTTTTTCTGAAATATTGATGGTGTTGCTTTTGCCATCGAAAGGATAATAATTAGAAACCTTCAGTTGTTTTGAGTTTATGTTTCTTTGAAATGTCTACGTGGGTAAGAAAATATTCGACCCGAATGAGCAAAAGGGACACAATCTCTGTAATTGAAGCTTGTGAGACCGTCGTCCCTCACCATTACAGCTGACACCATCAATGAAGAATTGAAGCAGATGCAGTAAACATAAACAAGAGAAGGAAGCGTATAACCTTCCAACATCAATATCATTCGCTCTGGTCTTTTTCCCCATATACGAAAATTAGGCGACTTTTAGCTTAAGCGACTGAATCCTAATAAATTCCGATTCTTGCTTggcttcaaaataataataataataaaaactgtACATCGATCTGAAATACGATAGGAGGCATCAAATGTGAACTCGCAGTCTTCCCAAGCTGGTAGTAGCCTCAGGTAAAACCCAAGCGATGCATGCcattggttaagaaaaaaaacaaccacgcCATTGAATGAGAAATGAATTCAAGCTACTTGTCGTTGCTACGTTCCCAGGCTAGATCATCAATGGAGGCTTGACCATGGACCTTTCCACTTCCAAGTGTGAGCTCAAGATCATCCACCCCAATCTCATGAATCCTCTCACCCTCCCATGGCTTCACCCTACAATTCTCAAACTCAAACTCAGCACCTCTCCCCCTCTCTGCTGCTACCCCCCAGCTCAAACCTTCATGCCTATCAACTCCAATCTGAAAAGCACGCTGTTGATCCACTGGTTTAACAAGATTAAATGTTGGTGAAGGAGGGGCTACTAGGGGTGCCACTGCCTGAAAACTCAACCAACGGCCAGAGTCCACGGTGGAGGCATCAGACTCATCACACTCTTGAATTGTGGCAGGTGTTAGATGGGGGCGCCGTGTAGGACTTGAAGGGGCAGAAGCTGCAAAAAGGGGGTGGCGAAACGAGTTTAGGGAGCCATTTGAGAGGGATTCCCAGTCAACTTTCCGCTTTGAACTTCTACATGTAGGGGATGAACGCGGTGGGGTTACGGGAGCACTATTGGATATTCTAAGAGGCGGGAGGTTTGTGGGGATGGAAGCTATGTTTCGGAGGAAAGGGAGGAGGTACGTGGAGGGGTTTCCATCGAAATAAGTAGGACTTGGGAACGAGGAGGATGAGGGACTGGCATGGTAGGAAGGTACAGGGCTTGCAAAATTTGAGGATTGTGGGCTTGGTTGAATTGAGGAGCATGCACTGATGTTTGCTGGCATGCCAGCAATCTCAGATGGAGGTGGCCTGCAGCCCTGTGACAGTGCACATTACAGGAGTATTACTCACAGGTGACAAAATTACATAAAAGAGAAGCTATGCATACAGATTTTAGAAGAACATATattgctttaaattaaaatcataaatttcaaTCCTAAATCAGTTTGATTACAGTATGGATGAGATTATGGGACTACTCATGACACTTAGGAAACCGGTTATAGTCAGGCTGGGGTAAATGGAGGATTTGATTGACAGTAAAGTACAAATTTCCTGATTACAAGCAACCCACAAATCAGCAGAAACAGAAATCTACTCCCATATCAAATTAAAGCAgggtaaaaagaagaagaaaaaaagcacTATCCTGTCTTAACTTTTAACATAAATCGAAGAAAAAACCAgacaagaacaaaaacattACTGCAAATGACATAAATCAAAGCCAATTGGATACGGAATCAGGAAACACAAAAACTAATGAAAGCTACAGAAAAGATAAAACGAAAACACGAAAAGGCTACCTAAACGAAAAATCCACTGCATGCATGTATagatctataaataaaaatccattaaaacaaaaatataattaaaaatcaaacaaacctTGCGATAAGTGGTACCGTCTTCTTCAACAATCCAGCCAGCTTCAGCACAAAGAGCTTTCAAGACTTCATTATTATCACAATGTTTTGGTAACTTATAATCCCCTTGAGTCCTAAGTCCTGTATAGATCTTGGCAGCTATagctcttctccttctttctcttctcatgttattctctctttctttccacGTTGGTAACCTCGCTGAGGATCCACCGGCTGTCATTTTCCCCGGCAAACCCTCCCCCACtcacgctctctctctctctctctatctctctcttaaGTTCTAGTTTTTGTGTTGCTTTCTCTCCGTAGACTCTATGGTTTTGTgtgatttctctctctttatcatAAAGgctcctcctttttctttctttctttctttattactgaagctctttttttttttttctttgtatgaaAGAAATATTGCTGCTTTGATGCTTCTTTAGATTCTTCTTTTTCACGTTTCTGTTTTAGGTGGGTTtgtttattgtaaaatattttatgaatttttctttgtttattttttataaaatgttttatagCAAAAttgattgatataaaatattctactatcaatctttaaatttaatttatttactaaaaaatatttttagcttataaaattttgtaaattattttactaATAATAATCCACTTACAATATCTTTTAACTATTTCAGATACCATAttctcaccaccaccaccatctctTCCAACactattattgtttattttttgcgttttaaaagtgtttttaaaaaaattaaaaagattttattttttttctttgcttcaaatactatttttttttacgtttttaaatcattttgattcactgatatcaaaaaataatttttaaaaaatataaaaaattattttgatatattttttagtgaaaaatactttgaaaaataactgtaaCCACACTTACTAACAAACGTATaacaaataaatagtaaaatcaaTTGGCTTAGagatttgaaaacattgtctttaaggtatatatttatttcatatagAGACAACACCTCCAAAATACAACGAATTCATCTAAACatctaaaagaataaaaagaaaagacaaaggaaagaaaaatatattgttttttatatatgatttctCTTTGCGTATTAATAGGTTTAGATAcactataaatattttaatgaaactaTATGACTGTTAATAAAACgattatgttttgaattaaattgaatagttGTTATTCAGTTTTATCACAATAgtcacaaatataaaaattaatgatgagaattaaaaaaaaaactccataaaGAATTGATCTCActaacaaattaagttttaagtaTCTAAGTGTCAagtgttatcttttttttatattataaatatacatataatatcaTTAGAAAGCCCACTATAAGAACTTATTCATCATAGCTTTCACTTATAAACACTTATGATGGAGTATTtcttttcaatgtaggataaaaatatttttcttatttatttgcttACAAACTACACCAACCATTCCCTTACTAGTTTGTACTGAATGTCTTTTCACTTCATAGAATTATGCTTgcaaaaatgtatttttcaatttaaattctcaattagTTTTAGAACTTAAATTTTACTTAAGTTATTGGAGTTCatatattaaaccattttttgATTTGTAGAATCAAAGATATTACACTCACAATACTATGTAAGCTCTTAAAAAGATTCACAACTATTTAGCATTTATTACAGTCATGtgcaaaaattttattttcatgaatattttttttaaaacaagccctaatttttgtaaaaaataaaaaataaaaatagcatcaCTTCTATATTCATATAGGTGATGCAAGCTCTTAAAGAGGTTCGCAATTATTTAGCATTTATTATAATCATGTGCAAAAATCTCGTTTTCATgaatatttcaaagaaaaaaccttaattcttgtaaaaaaacaCCATCACTTCTATATTCATATAGGCAAAATTATACAAGTTTTTGTTACATTAAACATGAACTTTAAATTTCACTAAAGGCTTACACTGATCCTCCTTTACTTAATATAATGCATTGAATACTATCAGAATAtggttcaaaattaattattattgtccAACATATACTAAATAGCAACTTGTTATTACCCATAAACCTTATAAATAAACTTCTTGCTAATCCGATATCAGGTTTTCATTACCGATATCTTTAATAGCGGGTTTTAACCCTATTTTACTAATTCTTTCCTTACCATGTCTCTATCACTTaccttaaaagcaaaaaaaaaaaaaaatagaacaaacatTGAGAggctttttttatcatttaattttttacagtAAGATAACTCTATTacctttaaaataaagaattttaaagCTTGTGTCCaagggtttttttatcttttttttttttttgttattatgaaGTCTATTAAGGGTAATTTAgtcttttgataaatataaatgaatattttaatgaaaatattgttaGCATGAGGGAGATACTCGTGCCCTTTAAGTGACATGTGTGGCGCTTcctatagataaaaaaaaaactcctttagTCATGTCGTTTGAATCTTCATTGCGTTCTCTTCCTATTGAGATGACGTAAGACGGAGAAGGTggcatgatttgtttttgactttattcttcaatctcaattttttatgtattatttttttcaatttggtccttattattattattatttttttcttgacctTTTTGTGCAATTCTTATTTgtcttcaattttatcattcaatccaaatttatgatatattatggttcttattattttgatttctaatgttttttttgtaaaaattttatttgatttctatttcatccttcaatctcaatttgtgatttattatttttttcaatttgatccttattattttaattatttttttatcctcttgttaaattggttattttttcaatatcactattcaattaaaaatttatagttatcctctaatttattttgaatttcaagtttagtccttatttttttaattactattttttattttggatcctTTTATGTTAGTTCGTCTCTTATTATTTAGGTTGCAAGTTTGTCATTTCTAATTTAGTTTGACTTggactaatttatttatatttaattttatcatttcatatttaattatttaaaaattgagttatattgtttttttttaaatgttttccccatgttatcataatttttataaattaattcatctgtaataatgatttattttttattatctaattaaaataaaataatccagTTGCAGAACAGCTCGAGTACAAGTACACTTTCAAGTATAGGcattgaaatgatatttttaagtgGAGGGCTTTTTCTCCATATCTATGAGACATGTTAAAAGGaggatttgtcttttttttttttgtcaggcAAATAATGTGAGGGACATGTGTAAACTAGAAAAAGTAGCCTCAAACTTAATGAttctttgaaatttctttttaaatgatgttttattaaattttgatttttaaaaaaatttaatttttttattttagattatttaattttttattttcaaaataattttaaaataataaaaaatattattttaatatatttttgaataaaaaatattttaaaaacaataaagaatatCCAAAATGCACATGTAGTGTTGTGACTTGTGACGTGACAGCTAGCTAGGCAAATTGCAAAGGCTAGTCACTGAACATTATTGAGTACCGATCTGATCAAGAAAAAAGGTGACACGTGGGGTAGCAGTTCTGTGCTCTGGTATGCTCAGCACCCAGTACAATATATCTCTTTGGCCTGACTAATTTCTCattttcaatagtttttttttgtaaggctGTAAGTTGGTGAAACTAGGACCTCGCTGTTCCTGCTTTATCTGTGAAAATGACACGACTCTGCCAGTAAAAGTGAAAAGTAATAATTGTCCACCTCATTGTAAGTACATGATTGACCTTTATTTTCTTCTGCTGGCAGGGAGAAGGGAACACATTTGATATTACTTTTTACTTCGATTTAGTGCATGTGTGAGAAtgtgataaattttaatttttaaaatatttttttatttaaaaatttattaaaatactttttagtttttgatattaatataccTAAACCggttcaaaaacataaaaaaatataatacaaaactaaaaaattaaattttttaaaaatatagttaaaccAGGACAagatcttaatatatatatatatatgatttttaatttaatcacaatataaataaatggaGAATACCACTCAGTGctaaaactgaaattaaaaaagaagtaaaaatcgAGCAACAGTCTCTTGCATAATTTACTTGGGAATCAATCAAGAAGGGCGCCTCCATCGTTGACAAAATGAGCATCAATTTTCATATGAACAAAACATTAAGAAGGGAAAGGAAAATATGGTTTCGTGCCCGTATCGCTATCCtctaattttattatggatttctatgatgatattttatttatttttttataattaaattttttctcagTAATTGCATTTTTCtatgattaaatttgaaagttaattacttttattttattaaaggaAGGtagaattaaaaacattataacattataaaaaaaacacacgaaaaaaaatagatgatcgTTTtgaaattaacagaaaaaaattactttgatctttttagtttataatatatctattttccaaccctttaattttttctaaggtttatttttggttcaaaactttatttattcttttttttttgttgctggtTTGAGGTAGAAGAGAAAAAGTCATTGAATTCATAATGTATAGAGTGAATATATTGATTGATAATGATTATAACCACCAAAGTGGTCGATCTTGgtgtttatgttttatttaatgagaAGAGTTTCACTAATGTGTTAGTTCACATTCAAATCTCCTGAAAAATCAGATATTAACTCGGGAAGTTTTTGGATTTTGggttgatttgttgtttttggaCCTTATTTGAGTTATTTGAATGCATAAACAGGTTTATTTAGGTCTCTATAGtattgtttagattttttgGGTCAAAGAtgcttgaaaatgtatttttttgtgtaaaacACTTATGCCTTGACTTTTTTGGCGACCTCTGATCACTAGAATCTAGGCAAAGCAAGCGATGCGTTACCaactattttcttaaaaaaacaggGGTGAACTACAAGTCATCCACCCCATAAAGAAACAGAGCACGTGGGTTGTCCTAGGCCATGCGTTTGAGCTTTtatttccttcttttattttattttatttttttatttcctatttctttttgttggtttttttcctaatttgaCCAtacataattgaatttttatgcttatttttaaaaattttatcttttaacattttattgatttttagttGGACAACACAATTTGTTTTGGCTTAATATTTGTAGGTTTATTGCGATTTCAAACATATGCCCTAATATTTAGTTGATTCTAAATTTTATGAACATCTATTTTTCTTATCATGTagttaaatagaaaattatattaaaaaaatattgaactcgATTGAGTTCATGACCCAGGTCACGGGTTTGACTAGTTAGTTGGTTAGGAACCGGgctttctaatttgttttagaTACACAAATAagtcttgatttatttaattaaatacatgcataaacttttaaatttatgattgaaatttactctcatatttattttttgtgttgaaaaagaaatttatctAGCCTGTGATGAAATGTTGGTGAAATAGTTAGTGAACTATGAATCCATGAAGCCTAAGTCTACGAGTTGATTAGGCAATGAGATCTAACATATATAACATGGTCCCTGTAGTACTATTCATTTATGAATTCACAAACTAGAAATAACTTATCTTCAAGTTCGTGCTTTTTAGCATCTCCATTTATTAGGATTAGCATgaatagcaattaaaattacATTGATGTTACTCCAAGTTCATTATAGTCAAATTTATTCTTGCAAACAATCTTGAACAATATTTTCCTTCCCTATTATCTAACTTATAAGGTGTGTTTTCAAACCAATACTggtttcttttaaagaaaataacactAGTGAAACATTTTGAGAGAAATAACATAACAAATAGAAATCACTAGATGGAACAATGTTTTGTTGAAAAAGTTTTGGTCTAACTAGTGATTTTTTACACTATATTATACCCTAAACATTAACCTTAACCCTAACTAAATCTCAAACCTCAAATACAAACCTTAAACAAACAACTAGTCAGATAAGTGATTGTAGTGCAGAGGTAGCGATGTTGCAGGTTAGAGGAGAGGGAGGGAGCAATGGTTTTTAATGGAGAAAAAGGTACGAGAGGCTAGGAGACAAATAAAAGACGAGGTGCATGTTTGATTAAGAATGATAATGGAAGTTTTTGGTCATGTTTGAAGAGGCAAAGTCACTAACAAAAGGGTTTAGTTAGGGTTTATGGCgaggaaaagaaagataaaatgaGGTTTATATATAAGGAAAAACTGCTAGTTAGACTAGcagtttttataaaatgttgatGAGATCATTAGTCCTAACTatgttatttctcaaaaaacaattccatgtattataattgtttatttttaaaaaataaaattgcattagttctttaaaaatttctaaattttggACTCTCTCGAGTGATAACAATAGGATTACATATTGATGGATCGACACATTTTATACATAACTCACTATCTTGAGTGGACATGAATAGAAAGGTCAAAGGTAGGATGATGATTTAGTATGCATAAGCTTAATAGAATAACAAATCCAAACGATGTGGGTCTAATTCTATTTTCAGATCTAACACCATTGGACTCAATTACGTGCTGAGCTTAAACGTTTATGGTTCTGACAATATACTAGACTCAACCTCCTTGAGCTCGGCTACACACTAAGCATAAATACTTGTAGATCTAGGAAGATGTCAAACCCAACCTCCTTGAGCTTGACTACATGTTAAGCCTAAGTATATATGGACATAACAAGATGCCAAACCCATCCCTCTTAGGCTTGGTTGCGTGTTGAGCTTAAGCATGGGTGGATCTAGCAAGAAGCTAGACCAAAATCCCTCGGGTTCGACTACATACTGAACTTAAATGCACGTTGGTCTAACAAAATACTGAACCTTAAGATAATCATTCTCCTACACCCTTAGGTGTATTAAAGTCCTCTAAGTGATagatatatttcaattaacattAAAGCTATAATAGagttattttcatcaacattaaATGTTGTGTACAAAATAAGGTATAAAAATCTTCTACATCTCTACTGTTTTTTCATTAACACTAATGGTGTGTAAGAGTAATTCTCATCAAAATTAATGTTATGTAAGAAGATATTTCCATCAGTATTAATGCTAATGTAAGAGACTTTTTCTTTACTAATATATTCAAGAGAAAAAGACTTTTGGCATTTTAAGCAAAACAACAAGGTTCAAAGTACATGGGCTATAAATATTCCCTAAATCTTCCAAGTAAAAGAATGcacaatctttattcttttatcatACATTCTTGAAGTATTTATTACACAAAAGCTAAGAGCAAGTATTCATGTTCTTAGAGTTTAATGCTCTGCTCTTCATTTATTATAACCCCTTACTATAAAGTCACCAACTTAATCATGTGAGGGTCTTTAAATCCTACAAAAATACACTGTTTTGCGGGTACTGAAACTTTAACCACTAATCATATGCTTTTATTGTCCATATAAATGGAACATTGATGTGAACATGTGATCATCCACTTTCCAAATACTTAAATATTATTCCTAAGTGTATTGAATCATGGGATATCATCACATACACATGCGAATCCCACATCTGGATTTTGATTAGCCATATAAAAGTATGATATTTTCCTTAATGAAGACTATTAATTTAGAATATGCTTTAGGCATTTTTTTAGGTTGGTCTGACCTGATGTTAGGTTTGAATGGTACATATTATGGACAAGAAAAAAGTGCGAAGAAAGCattctttgaagaaaaaaaaaaagagtagagcTAGATTGCTCATGTTCACGGTGTCACCCTCGCTTTTGCTTTTGCATGCTACAAATCATGTGAACATTTTTAGGGTACTATTTTAGGAAGGAAGAGGGATGGAGCCAGGGACCAATCAGCTCCACATGTGTATCATagaaatccataaaaaaattaaacactacCATATCTCAATGGCTATGCGGAGGTCACATCATCTCTTTTACATGTTGACTACACCACGAAACACATCATCTCTTTCATTCTtattccttaaaagaaaaagaagaagatgaagatgaagatgaagaagaagaagaaacatttGGCTCTGccaaaatcaatttctttgctATGGTAAAATATAATACCATCTTGGTTTTaactttttgagcctgaattgatgtagatttgtttttcttattttagtgtATTTGTAATAGCAATTTGTAAAAGACAACCTAATAGTTTAAtacctcttttttgtttttttttaataaatagactATTATGTGTTTGAATTATAAATccctttatcatttttattactAAAACCCCACTTTTATGACCATTAAATCGACCTAAAAgatcattaaaataaacatttcaatcttttaaagaagattttaatataaaaaaaaaattaaaaaacttaaaaatttgagttttagtttttttatttgaaattcttaaatCTTTAAAGGTTGAAACCCAATGATAATAAGGTTTAAAATTGGTATAAATTAACTTGCATCTATAAACCTTTCGTTTCGTGAAACTATCATCGCCAATATTAGCTATATGTAATATAAAGGTCCCTAATCAtagttaatatattaaaatattaaaaacaaataggtgGGGtgtcaatccaaaaaaaaataatgcttaaaaaaaatggtaaaggGGGTgtcaattcaaataaaaaaataataagaaatctcCATCCAAATTATCAACAATTCAAGAGCTGTTTAtacagatttatttatttttcttaattaaaagagGTAGCAAGTTTTTAGCTACACAATAAGAATGGcccaattttattataattaaaaaaatcctaaaataaatttaaaacattagtGTGTTGAATTTGACgcaacaatttttttctacCAGCATTGTTATAGAATATTGTATTTATGTAattatgattaatattttatactaaGTTGAGAAACAAAGAATGCAtaccaatcaatttaatttttattaatgaaataaaatatagtttttttttaaatttatatttgatttaaagTATGAAAATCAACAAAGCAAGCAAAATGGATATTTGAACTTTGAGAGATTCAAATTTAATGaagtgagaagaaaaaaagggggggggggagagaatttcttaagaactaaatttaatgaagtaaaaaataaaaaataaaaaaaggtattaaTCAAGAGACCCAATAGTGGAGCCAAGACCACGTGCGGATCCAACTAATGGTTGACAAGACAGCTGGTTGGGTTGCCTGGCCAATCCCCATTCCATTTTAATGGCATAAACAATTATGTAAAATCTTTGCAAAGAAGAAGCATTGGCGCCATCGTATGTCTTCCATCGATACCAGAGGACCACGTGGAGGCTCCATTAttccaatgtttttttattattattattaatgtgggtaTCTGGATCAGCTTGTGAGTAACTCGACTAATCTCATAGgcttgaagttaacgatcatgtaagtttCTAGTAGCCCTGAAGTTTGCGGGACTCAAATTGGTGACCTCTAGAAAACAAATCTAAGATCTGAGTAATTAAGTTACACTCGTCAGGGTTATTCcaatagattttatttgattatttgttgCTAAATGAATCCTTGATAAAAGTAAGAAAGAAGATTAGTTTAATCATATGGGAGGAGATTtggaaaagaaatggaaattaCTTATATGACACAAACCATAAACTTAAGCAACTATGTGATACTTGGCTACAATGGTCTAAAGTACTTACTTTCTCCTTTTCtattctctttatatatatatatatgctaacaaaaaaatattttttaaatgcaacCATAATGTTTTAGATTATAGTGCTTGTAGCATTGCTtctgcgcgcgcgcgcgcgcacacacacacagatatatatatatata is a genomic window of Populus alba chromosome 5, ASM523922v2, whole genome shotgun sequence containing:
- the LOC118029797 gene encoding protein BZR1 homolog 1; the protein is MTAGGSSARLPTWKERENNMRRERRRRAIAAKIYTGLRTQGDYKLPKHCDNNEVLKALCAEAGWIVEEDGTTYRKGCRPPPSEIAGMPANISACSSIQPSPQSSNFASPVPSYHASPSSSSFPSPTYFDGNPSTYLLPFLRNIASIPTNLPPLRISNSAPVTPPRSSPTCRSSKRKVDWESLSNGSLNSFRHPLFAASAPSSPTRRPHLTPATIQECDESDASTVDSGRWLSFQAVAPLVAPPSPTFNLVKPVDQQRAFQIGVDRHEGLSWGVAAERGRGAEFEFENCRVKPWEGERIHEIGVDDLELTLGSGKVHGQASIDDLAWERSNDK